The following are encoded together in the Myxococcales bacterium genome:
- a CDS encoding OPT/YSL family transporter: protein MMTTASLFAFFSKPQILISAFKGLFGKKDASRQSDILKDIELPMNVFVIGIPVVGGIVVTLASMFFDVKVWMGILAIPLIFVFTLIAVNSTGLTSITPSGALGKLTQLTFGVIAPGNITTNLMTAGITGEVAGNASNLLMDIKPGYMLGGKPRHQAIGHVLGIIAGALVSVPVFYLVFMRNGPANLVTDQYPMPGATIWKAVAEVLTKGLSNLEVSARWIALIGGLTGIGLEIGKLATRGRFWLSGVGIGLAFVIPFNTCLAMFLGSFLFWLAERALKKETSTAHQVFVKNMEPTCAGLIAGGALMGIGVILVENFVL, encoded by the coding sequence ATGATGACGACGGCCAGCCTGTTCGCCTTCTTCTCCAAGCCGCAGATCCTGATCAGCGCCTTCAAGGGGCTGTTCGGCAAAAAGGACGCCAGCCGGCAGAGTGACATCCTCAAGGACATCGAGCTGCCGATGAATGTCTTCGTGATCGGCATTCCGGTGGTGGGCGGCATCGTCGTCACGCTCGCATCGATGTTCTTCGACGTGAAAGTGTGGATGGGGATCCTCGCCATCCCGCTGATCTTCGTGTTCACGCTGATCGCCGTGAACTCCACCGGGCTCACGTCGATCACCCCGAGCGGCGCCCTCGGCAAGCTGACTCAGCTGACGTTCGGCGTGATCGCACCGGGCAACATCACCACCAACCTGATGACCGCCGGCATCACGGGCGAGGTCGCCGGCAACGCCTCGAACCTGCTGATGGACATCAAACCCGGCTACATGCTGGGTGGGAAACCGCGGCACCAGGCCATCGGTCACGTGCTCGGGATCATCGCGGGGGCCTTGGTATCCGTGCCGGTGTTCTACCTGGTGTTCATGCGCAACGGGCCGGCCAACCTGGTGACGGATCAGTACCCGATGCCGGGCGCGACCATCTGGAAGGCGGTCGCCGAGGTGTTGACCAAGGGCCTGTCGAATCTGGAGGTCAGCGCCCGCTGGATCGCGCTGATCGGAGGGCTGACGGGCATCGGCCTCGAGATCGGCAAGCTCGCAACCCGGGGGAGATTCTGGCTGTCGGGCGTCGGCATCGGGCTGGCCTTCGTGATCCCGTTCAACACCTGCCTGGCGATGTTCCTCGGTTCGTTCCTGTTCTGGCTGGCGGAGCGGGCGCTGAAGAAAGAGACGAGCACGGCGCATCAGGTGTTCGTGAAGAACATGGAACCCACCTGTGCCGGGCTCATCGCCGGGGGTGCGCTGATGGGCATCGGGGTGATCCTGGTGGAGAACTTCGTGCTCTGA
- a CDS encoding OPT/YSL family transporter, producing MEGAASPGKGIHRPAGLLQLTDEQVRTWSLAEKDRWWRDNVYRGDMPQLTLRSALTGMFLGGLLSLTNLYVGAKTGWTLGVGITSVILAFAMFKILSSFKLGSEFTLLENNAMQSIATSAGYMTAPMISSLGADMMVTGKVIPMSTTMIWISAVAVLGVLFAFPLKRRFINDEQLPFPEGRAAGVVMEALHSGDAKAGLLKAKILVVTGGLAALLKVAQSEPIMKKLQLTILHVPEFLDDWLYKTHDAEDQRGRSTATDGAPGHGFRDDGGRRSDGDPHRRFHPDWRLHQLPAARALGHQQRGHSRQAARWRHDLRLSGHHHVGALGRCGDDDDGQPVRLLLQAADPDQRLQGAVRQKGRQPAE from the coding sequence GTGGAAGGCGCCGCGAGCCCCGGCAAGGGCATCCACCGTCCCGCCGGCCTGTTGCAGCTCACCGACGAGCAGGTCCGCACCTGGAGCCTCGCAGAGAAGGATCGCTGGTGGCGGGACAACGTCTACCGCGGTGACATGCCGCAGCTCACCCTGCGCTCCGCGCTGACGGGCATGTTCCTCGGCGGCCTGCTCTCCCTCACGAACCTGTACGTCGGCGCCAAGACGGGCTGGACCCTCGGCGTGGGCATCACCAGCGTGATCTTGGCGTTTGCCATGTTCAAGATCCTGTCTAGCTTCAAGCTCGGCAGTGAGTTCACTCTGCTCGAGAACAACGCGATGCAGTCCATCGCGACCAGCGCCGGCTACATGACGGCACCGATGATCTCGAGCCTGGGCGCCGACATGATGGTGACCGGCAAGGTCATCCCGATGTCGACGACCATGATCTGGATCTCGGCGGTGGCGGTCCTGGGCGTGTTGTTCGCTTTCCCGCTCAAGCGGCGGTTCATCAACGACGAGCAGCTGCCGTTCCCGGAGGGGCGCGCGGCCGGTGTCGTGATGGAGGCACTGCACTCGGGCGACGCCAAGGCGGGCCTGCTGAAGGCCAAGATCCTGGTCGTCACCGGCGGTCTGGCGGCCCTCCTGAAGGTCGCCCAGAGCGAGCCGATCATGAAGAAGCTCCAGCTCACCATCCTGCACGTGCCCGAATTCTTGGACGACTGGCTGTACAAAACTCACGACGCTGAAGATCAGCGGGGTCGATCTACGGCAACTGACGGTGCGCCCGGACACGGATTTCGTGATGATGGCGGCCGGCGGTCTGATGGGGATCCGCACCGGCGTTTCCATCCTGATTGGCGCCTGCATCAACTACCTGCTGCTCGCGCCCTGGGCCATCAACAACGGGGACATTCACGGCAAGCTGCGCGATGGCGTCACGACCTACGGCTTTCGGGCCATCACCATGTGGGCGCTCTGGGGCGGTGTGGCGATGATGACGACGGCCAGCCTGTTCGCCTTCTTCTCCAAGCCGCAGATCCTGATCAGCGCCTTCAAGGGGCTGTTCGGCAAAAAGGACGCCAGCCGGCAGAGTGA
- a CDS encoding PilZ domain-containing protein yields the protein MIDTEVASRPGRALNVSRGGLSVETELELREGEIVGVYFELPIGYAVEARAAVTRCEQNRAALRFVEIEREAELALRSFCRISGLHKV from the coding sequence ATGATCGACACCGAGGTCGCGTCGCGACCCGGGCGTGCGCTGAACGTTTCGCGCGGTGGGCTCTCGGTCGAGACCGAGCTCGAGCTGCGCGAGGGAGAGATCGTCGGCGTCTACTTCGAGCTGCCCATCGGCTACGCCGTGGAGGCCCGCGCCGCCGTCACGCGCTGCGAGCAAAACCGCGCGGCGCTGCGCTTCGTCGAGATCGAGCGCGAAGCCGAGCTCGCCCTGCGTTCGTTCTGCCGGATCAGCGGTCTGCACAAGGTCTGA
- a CDS encoding SRPBCC domain-containing protein, producing MGRDISETVTFDATPAVVYRALVDAKQHAAFTGSHASNDGKVGGPFSAYDGYIVGFNVELVKGVRVIQAWRANEWKEGAWSIARFELAPAGTGRTKLTLTQAGVPDAFQKRITRGWKDFYWVPLASWLRASSAKARKPPRAKPKTRAKK from the coding sequence ATGGGACGAGACATCTCCGAGACGGTGACGTTCGACGCAACGCCTGCGGTGGTCTACCGCGCCTTGGTCGACGCCAAGCAGCACGCAGCCTTTACCGGGAGCCACGCCAGCAACGACGGCAAGGTTGGCGGCCCGTTCAGCGCGTACGACGGATACATCGTGGGCTTCAACGTGGAGCTCGTGAAGGGTGTGCGGGTCATTCAGGCGTGGCGCGCGAACGAATGGAAAGAGGGAGCGTGGTCCATCGCGCGCTTCGAGCTTGCGCCAGCCGGAACGGGCCGAACCAAGCTGACGTTGACCCAGGCGGGGGTGCCGGACGCGTTCCAGAAGCGGATCACTCGAGGCTGGAAGGACTTCTACTGGGTTCCTCTTGCGAGCTGGCTGCGAGCGAGCAGCGCGAAGGCGCGCAAGCCGCCTCGGGCGAAGCCCAAGACCCGAGCCAAGAAGTGA
- a CDS encoding PilZ domain-containing protein, giving the protein MSRRENDRYQVWIPVKVDALREGIAVTHDANSRGVLMLTASTLDPGATVEVALKLPDEPVPRRVTGRVVRVEENLADPHGLWPHRMAIEFDQEVKELEWVVGASVPPERRRDPERGGA; this is encoded by the coding sequence ATGTCCCGCCGCGAGAACGATCGCTACCAGGTCTGGATCCCCGTCAAGGTCGACGCGCTACGCGAGGGCATTGCGGTGACGCACGACGCCAACAGTCGCGGTGTGTTGATGCTCACGGCCAGCACCCTGGATCCGGGCGCCACGGTCGAGGTTGCACTGAAGCTTCCCGATGAGCCCGTGCCGCGGCGCGTGACCGGCCGGGTGGTGCGGGTCGAGGAGAATCTCGCGGATCCCCATGGGCTCTGGCCACACCGCATGGCCATCGAGTTCGACCAGGAAGTGAAGGAGCTCGAGTGGGTGGTCGGCGCCTCGGTGCCACCGGAACGCCGCCGCGATCCCGAGCGCGGTGGGGCCTGA
- the ftsH gene encoding ATP-dependent zinc metalloprotease FtsH, with protein MSQSLPPGKLPGSSPAPGDKPESDRPSWKGWTILALLLFGFWAWQYFGTADDAHPEISYTEAYQFAEAGKLESVVLRGQHVTGKLKAEEKIAGRSLKTFKSMVPPQEDKDFLPLLRQQKVEIVAKSEEQPFALQLLVNLVPFALIIGLWIWFSRRAQRMLGSGGPFGSGGVLKGRQHRFEHEGQVAVKFDDVAGLGAAKQDLREVVEFLKEPEQFRRLGGKVPRGILLVGPPGTGKTLLARAVAGEAGVPFFSINGSEFIELFVGVGAARVRELFAEAKKVAPAILFIDEIDAVGRSRGSGLGGGHDEREQTLNQLLSEMDGFSRNDLTIVLAATNRPDVLDSALLRPGRFDRRVMVDRPESAARLAILGVHTKDKPLGSDVDLEAVARNTPGFSGADLANLANEAALGATRRGAMAIEQADFLAAYDKIVLGDPRETKLDPKEKERVAVHEAGHAVVAHFTAAAEPLERVTIIPRGMALGVTQQAPGEDRHLMTKAELEARLRVLMGGYAAESVVFGDVSSGAANDLQKGTDIAFKMVAHFGMSEKVGPVFHEHRTEHPFLGQMLATEGGTSDATVHVIEQETRAFLSEALELSKKLICERRAELDRLVAALLDAETVDRNRLGELLGERSSVATATA; from the coding sequence ATGTCTCAGAGCCTGCCACCGGGGAAGTTGCCCGGGAGTTCACCCGCGCCGGGTGACAAACCAGAGAGCGATCGGCCCTCGTGGAAGGGCTGGACCATCCTTGCTCTCTTGCTGTTCGGCTTCTGGGCTTGGCAGTACTTCGGAACCGCGGACGACGCACACCCGGAGATTAGCTACACCGAGGCCTACCAGTTTGCCGAAGCAGGCAAGCTCGAGAGTGTGGTTCTGCGCGGGCAGCACGTCACCGGCAAGCTCAAGGCCGAGGAGAAGATCGCCGGGCGCTCGCTCAAGACCTTCAAGTCGATGGTGCCGCCGCAGGAGGACAAGGATTTCCTGCCGCTGCTTCGCCAGCAAAAGGTCGAGATCGTCGCCAAGAGCGAGGAGCAGCCGTTTGCGCTGCAGCTCTTGGTGAACCTGGTGCCGTTCGCCCTCATCATCGGGTTGTGGATCTGGTTCTCACGTCGGGCGCAGCGCATGCTGGGTTCGGGTGGGCCCTTCGGCTCGGGGGGCGTGCTCAAGGGTCGGCAGCATCGCTTCGAGCACGAGGGTCAGGTCGCCGTGAAGTTCGACGACGTGGCCGGGCTCGGGGCGGCAAAGCAGGATCTGCGCGAGGTCGTCGAGTTCCTGAAGGAGCCGGAGCAGTTCCGTCGCCTGGGCGGCAAAGTGCCGCGGGGGATCTTGCTGGTGGGACCGCCGGGAACGGGCAAGACGTTGCTGGCGCGGGCCGTTGCCGGAGAGGCGGGCGTGCCGTTCTTTTCCATCAACGGCTCCGAGTTCATCGAGCTGTTCGTGGGGGTTGGTGCGGCGCGAGTCCGCGAGCTGTTCGCGGAGGCCAAGAAGGTAGCGCCGGCGATCCTGTTCATCGACGAGATCGACGCCGTCGGGCGCTCGCGCGGCTCGGGTCTGGGCGGGGGCCACGACGAACGCGAGCAGACCTTGAACCAGCTCTTGTCGGAGATGGATGGCTTCTCGCGCAACGATCTGACGATCGTGCTCGCTGCGACGAACCGACCGGACGTGCTCGACTCGGCGCTGCTCCGGCCGGGCAGGTTCGATCGCCGCGTGATGGTCGATCGCCCGGAGAGCGCCGCCCGGTTGGCGATCTTGGGAGTGCACACCAAGGACAAACCCTTGGGCTCCGACGTCGATCTCGAGGCGGTGGCGCGAAATACGCCGGGTTTCTCCGGCGCAGATCTGGCCAACCTGGCCAACGAGGCGGCCCTCGGCGCGACGCGGCGCGGTGCCATGGCCATCGAGCAGGCAGACTTCCTCGCGGCGTACGACAAGATCGTGCTCGGTGATCCGCGTGAGACCAAGCTCGATCCGAAGGAAAAAGAGCGCGTCGCCGTGCACGAGGCCGGACACGCCGTGGTCGCGCATTTCACCGCTGCCGCCGAGCCGCTGGAGCGGGTGACCATCATCCCGCGAGGGATGGCGCTCGGTGTGACGCAGCAAGCCCCGGGTGAAGACCGCCACCTCATGACCAAAGCGGAGCTCGAGGCGCGGCTGCGGGTGCTGATGGGCGGCTACGCAGCCGAGAGCGTCGTCTTTGGCGACGTATCGAGCGGCGCTGCCAACGATCTGCAGAAAGGTACCGACATCGCGTTCAAGATGGTCGCGCACTTCGGGATGAGCGAGAAGGTCGGGCCGGTCTTCCACGAGCACCGGACCGAGCATCCATTCCTGGGTCAAATGCTGGCGACCGAGGGTGGAACGAGCGACGCGACCGTGCACGTCATCGAGCAGGAGACGCGGGCATTTCTGAGTGAGGCGCTGGAGCTTTCGAAGAAGCTGATCTGCGAGCGCCGCGCCGAGCTCGACCGCCTGGTGGCGGCGCTGCTCGACGCCGAGACCGTCGACCGCAATCGACTCGGAGAGTTGCTGGGCGAACGCAGCTCGGTCGCGACGGCGACGGCCTGA
- a CDS encoding enoyl-CoA hydratase/isomerase family protein gives MSETRHGTVTLEIEDGIGVIRIDNPPVNALSAEVLIGLRSAFDRAQAAPEVNAVVLTGNSQTFVAGADVSRLQKIADGAPLDTPGVPRLPELCASIESSAKPSVAAIDGFALGGGLELALACQGRVGSTRCRVGLPELALGLIPGAGGTQRLPRLTGVEAAIELMLSSRQAQADEALRLGIVDAIASSDTLTAEACRFARELADGRRVRSETLARDDRLESAAAQSEIMARARAGVAKKYRNVTHPSACLDAIEYGLEHGGLAGLERERELFVAALASEPARAMLHLFFAERTSGKLPDGIEAGARARKLERIAVIGGGTMGSGIAAALLDAGRTVSLVETETERAEGARARIEKIFQSKVDKGRLSAELAGERLAALTTLVGLEGAATAELVIEAASESVELKSRLFAELARLVPSDTWLATNTSTIDVTILADASGTPERVLGLHFFSPAHVMKLVEVVRTPRTDGRAIAEAVALIRSLKKTAVIVGNCPGFLVNRIFMPYSQLTGFLIDRGVDPYRIDRALVGFGMPMGPSRMSDLAGLDVGVAAGGILDAAYPERSYRSPLRRLLVEAGRLGEKTGLGHYRHAGGRAEEDPDLAEFVQRARELAGSPPALEISEQEIQRLLLFGVVNEACRAVEEGIVLRPSDVDVAATLGMGFPAYRGGPLRWADFIGAAAVRAALSEWRERFDAPIFEPAAYLTDCARAQRPLL, from the coding sequence ATGAGCGAGACGAGGCACGGCACGGTCACGCTGGAGATCGAGGACGGGATCGGTGTCATCCGCATCGACAACCCACCGGTCAACGCCCTCTCGGCGGAGGTGTTGATCGGACTCCGCAGCGCCTTCGACCGCGCGCAAGCCGCTCCCGAGGTGAACGCCGTGGTCCTGACCGGCAACAGCCAGACCTTCGTCGCCGGCGCGGACGTCAGCCGGCTGCAGAAGATCGCCGACGGCGCTCCGCTCGATACGCCGGGAGTGCCGCGACTGCCGGAGCTGTGCGCCAGCATCGAATCCAGCGCCAAACCCAGTGTGGCCGCTATCGACGGTTTTGCCCTCGGCGGCGGCCTCGAGCTCGCGTTGGCGTGCCAAGGCCGGGTTGGCTCGACACGCTGTCGAGTGGGCCTGCCGGAGCTTGCCCTCGGTCTGATCCCTGGAGCCGGCGGAACCCAGCGCTTGCCACGACTGACCGGCGTCGAGGCGGCCATCGAGCTGATGCTCTCGAGCCGGCAAGCCCAGGCAGACGAAGCCCTGCGGCTCGGGATCGTGGATGCGATTGCGTCGAGTGACACGCTGACCGCGGAGGCCTGCCGGTTCGCCCGGGAGCTCGCCGACGGACGCCGCGTGCGCTCCGAGACCCTGGCCCGCGACGATCGCCTGGAGAGCGCGGCCGCACAGAGCGAGATCATGGCGCGCGCCCGAGCCGGGGTGGCGAAGAAGTACCGCAACGTCACTCATCCGAGCGCGTGTCTCGACGCGATCGAATACGGGCTCGAACACGGCGGGCTCGCCGGGCTCGAGCGGGAGCGCGAGCTCTTTGTGGCCGCCCTCGCCAGCGAGCCGGCCCGCGCAATGCTCCACCTGTTCTTCGCGGAGCGGACCAGCGGCAAGCTGCCCGACGGGATCGAGGCAGGTGCGAGGGCGCGCAAGCTCGAGCGCATCGCCGTGATTGGCGGCGGCACCATGGGCTCCGGCATCGCCGCCGCGTTGCTCGATGCCGGGCGAACGGTGAGCCTGGTCGAGACCGAGACCGAACGCGCCGAGGGCGCGAGGGCGCGAATCGAGAAGATCTTCCAAAGCAAGGTCGACAAGGGGCGCCTCAGCGCCGAGCTCGCGGGTGAGCGCCTCGCTGCCCTGACGACCCTCGTCGGCCTCGAAGGCGCGGCGACCGCCGAGCTGGTGATCGAGGCCGCCAGCGAGAGCGTCGAGCTGAAATCCCGGCTCTTCGCCGAGCTGGCGCGCCTGGTTCCGTCGGACACCTGGCTCGCGACCAACACCTCGACCATCGACGTCACAATCCTAGCGGATGCGAGCGGCACGCCAGAGCGTGTCCTCGGGCTGCACTTCTTCAGCCCCGCGCACGTGATGAAGTTGGTCGAGGTCGTGCGCACGCCGCGCACGGACGGGCGCGCGATCGCGGAGGCTGTCGCGCTCATCCGCAGCCTGAAAAAGACGGCGGTGATCGTGGGCAACTGCCCCGGGTTCCTGGTCAACCGCATCTTCATGCCGTACTCACAGCTGACCGGATTTCTGATCGACCGCGGAGTGGACCCCTACCGGATCGATCGTGCCTTGGTCGGGTTCGGCATGCCGATGGGACCTTCTCGCATGAGTGATCTGGCAGGCCTGGACGTCGGCGTTGCGGCGGGAGGGATCCTGGACGCCGCCTACCCGGAGCGCTCGTACCGCTCGCCGTTGCGACGCCTCCTGGTCGAAGCCGGACGCCTCGGCGAAAAGACCGGGCTCGGCCACTACCGTCACGCAGGGGGCCGCGCCGAAGAAGATCCGGACCTCGCCGAGTTCGTACAGCGCGCCCGGGAGCTCGCTGGCTCTCCGCCCGCCCTGGAGATTTCGGAGCAGGAAATCCAGCGCCTGCTGCTGTTCGGCGTGGTGAACGAGGCGTGTCGCGCGGTCGAAGAAGGGATCGTGCTGAGGCCCAGCGACGTGGACGTGGCCGCGACCTTGGGCATGGGATTTCCGGCCTACCGAGGTGGACCCCTCCGCTGGGCCGACTTCATCGGCGCGGCCGCGGTCCGCGCTGCGCTGTCCGAGTGGCGTGAGCGCTTCGACGCGCCGATCTTCGAGCCAGCCGCGTATTTGACCGATTGCGCCCGGGCGCAGAGACCGCTGCTCTGA
- a CDS encoding endonuclease/exonuclease/phosphatase family protein, with amino-acid sequence MRPFSKVVFGALVLASCRDNLTPPAPTGAASAGPEPAASTARADTLERVRLRAQNEAGVPLHPEARAAAVSGRVPDGTLVQVLGRSDNWLEILAPDGARGWITQRYVEGKVDAGAPVAPRPTSAGAATAGSPWQSRADCEKALASGQRLERAAGVARLGTWNVRWFPDGKPGKGQDGQGTDLAWLGCSIAWMNVDALAVQEFKANARARRSVAELLQVLNRHTSGRWEAKFDDCPNSDSQHVGLLVNRARVTVKAETTVAELNPHGTACKDNLRPGFSAYLTLPGGLDFHFVSVHTKSGTERRSSDLRERSLKALSAADRVLLGIEPDADVIIAGDFNTMGCKDCSPSIGADDELTRMDTTLAGLAPPFRRLTASKPCSEYHAGHGTLLDHFLVSRSFSEVGQGITAQVSGICHAHACAVRPPDGPGAAQRELSDHCPLLLDIPDRDLD; translated from the coding sequence ATGCGCCCGTTCTCGAAGGTCGTCTTCGGCGCTCTCGTGCTCGCGAGCTGCCGCGACAACTTGACGCCGCCGGCGCCGACCGGCGCGGCGTCGGCCGGACCGGAGCCGGCCGCGTCCACCGCTCGGGCTGATACCCTGGAGCGCGTGCGCTTGCGCGCCCAGAACGAGGCGGGTGTACCGCTCCACCCCGAAGCTCGTGCTGCTGCCGTCTCGGGCCGCGTGCCCGATGGCACGTTGGTGCAGGTGCTAGGCCGCAGCGACAACTGGCTCGAGATCTTGGCGCCCGACGGTGCGCGCGGCTGGATCACCCAGCGTTATGTCGAAGGCAAGGTCGACGCGGGCGCACCGGTCGCTCCTCGACCGACCTCGGCCGGTGCGGCGACCGCGGGCTCACCCTGGCAGTCGCGCGCGGACTGCGAAAAAGCCCTGGCGAGCGGCCAGCGGCTGGAGCGCGCCGCCGGCGTTGCGCGGCTCGGAACCTGGAACGTGCGCTGGTTCCCCGACGGCAAGCCCGGTAAAGGTCAGGATGGCCAGGGCACCGACCTGGCATGGCTCGGCTGCTCGATCGCGTGGATGAACGTCGACGCCCTTGCAGTCCAGGAGTTCAAGGCGAACGCACGCGCGCGTCGCTCGGTGGCGGAGCTGCTCCAGGTCCTCAATCGTCACACGAGCGGGCGCTGGGAGGCGAAGTTCGACGACTGCCCCAACAGCGACTCACAACACGTGGGGCTGCTGGTCAACCGCGCGCGGGTCACGGTCAAGGCGGAGACGACCGTAGCCGAGCTCAACCCTCATGGCACGGCCTGCAAAGACAACCTCCGTCCAGGGTTCTCCGCTTACCTGACCCTGCCCGGCGGGCTGGATTTTCATTTCGTGTCGGTGCACACCAAGAGCGGAACCGAGAGACGCTCCAGCGATCTCAGAGAGAGATCCCTGAAGGCCCTCTCGGCCGCAGACCGAGTCCTCCTGGGCATCGAGCCCGATGCGGACGTGATCATCGCTGGTGACTTCAACACCATGGGTTGCAAGGATTGTTCGCCGAGCATTGGCGCGGACGACGAGCTCACTCGCATGGACACGACGCTGGCCGGGCTCGCGCCGCCGTTCCGTCGGCTGACTGCCTCGAAACCCTGCTCCGAGTATCACGCGGGGCACGGCACTCTGCTCGATCACTTCCTGGTCTCGCGCTCGTTCAGCGAGGTGGGGCAGGGGATCACGGCGCAGGTCTCTGGCATCTGCCATGCCCATGCGTGCGCCGTTCGACCGCCGGATGGGCCCGGGGCGGCCCAGCGAGAGCTCAGCGACCACTGCCCGCTCTTGCTCGACATTCCCGACCGCGATCTCGACTAA
- a CDS encoding EVE domain-containing protein — translation MKTEPGTYAYADLVRDKHAVWDGIRNAEARNNLRAVKKGDLALIYHTGKERRVVGLARVKRAAYPEPAAAEWFAIDLVPLRAMRAPVTLAAMKAEKKLADFALIRRGRLSVVGVSDPELSVILALGSTKL, via the coding sequence TTGAAGACCGAGCCCGGCACGTATGCCTACGCGGATCTCGTGCGGGACAAACACGCAGTCTGGGACGGCATTCGCAACGCCGAGGCCCGCAACAACCTGCGCGCGGTGAAGAAGGGCGACCTCGCGCTCATCTATCACACCGGAAAAGAGCGTCGGGTGGTGGGGCTCGCCCGGGTCAAACGTGCTGCGTATCCCGAGCCAGCCGCTGCCGAGTGGTTCGCCATCGACCTCGTGCCGCTCCGGGCCATGCGGGCGCCGGTCACGCTCGCCGCCATGAAGGCCGAGAAGAAGCTCGCGGACTTCGCCCTGATCCGTAGAGGGCGGCTGTCCGTGGTGGGGGTATCCGATCCGGAGCTGAGCGTGATCCTCGCGCTGGGCTCGACCAAGCTCTGA
- a CDS encoding outer membrane protein transport protein codes for MRRTIPILASLLSLSANTGVAHASSALEYPDNGVAQFSRAGAWLATATDPIAGFYNPAGLATQATSFGIGLNLAFQTICFDRKGPGGTEIGPSKGLADQGFTYGEVCNSNAGQPNAIPNLAFTWRAAEKLGVGLTIVPPSSYGTLEWPYLVSVEGRDQPLPAPQRFLSLYTKGTILFPTLSVGYSVTDRFHVGVGFVAGIALLEFRSMSMSNVDQTNPGDQYTQDTRSRIKVKDLFVPGVVVGSLFEATDNLDLAGWYRYSDKIRAEGDLEVIAPFFNSAGTRRRVCAYSGETKDDPGKGCADITRSEDQVGKNGAKVVLGLPMEARVGARWHMPRKVTSPLEAESFRKDRYRVRDPLRDDLYDMELDLTWANNSSVENVEIRFADGINVLGLPGTVPTNADRPTGWRDSFGARLGMQYNAMRNLMGLRLGTWVESSAAKAEYLTVTGVPALRGGFGGGFVLRAGSVDIESGYQHIWNAGLDNGGDGQQRAIAGSGSADHRSYHAVNGGKVSQHANVFSLGAVARF; via the coding sequence GTGCGACGAACGATCCCCATTCTCGCGAGTCTGCTCAGTCTGAGCGCGAACACCGGCGTGGCCCACGCGTCCAGCGCCCTCGAATACCCGGACAACGGCGTGGCCCAGTTCTCTCGGGCCGGAGCCTGGCTAGCCACGGCCACCGATCCGATCGCCGGATTTTACAACCCCGCGGGGCTCGCGACGCAGGCCACCAGCTTCGGCATCGGCTTGAACCTCGCCTTCCAGACCATCTGCTTCGACCGCAAGGGCCCAGGGGGCACCGAGATCGGACCGAGCAAGGGGCTGGCGGATCAGGGTTTCACCTACGGCGAGGTCTGCAACTCGAACGCCGGCCAGCCGAATGCGATCCCCAATCTGGCGTTCACCTGGCGAGCTGCGGAGAAGCTGGGAGTCGGCCTGACCATCGTGCCGCCTTCGTCGTACGGCACCCTCGAGTGGCCGTATCTGGTGTCAGTCGAGGGCCGCGATCAGCCGCTGCCGGCACCCCAGCGATTCCTCTCGCTCTACACCAAGGGCACGATCCTGTTTCCGACGCTGTCGGTTGGTTACTCGGTCACGGATCGCTTCCACGTCGGGGTCGGCTTCGTCGCGGGCATTGCCTTGCTCGAGTTCCGGTCGATGTCGATGAGCAACGTCGACCAGACCAATCCGGGCGACCAGTACACCCAGGACACACGCAGTCGCATCAAGGTGAAAGACTTGTTCGTCCCCGGCGTGGTGGTCGGGAGCTTGTTCGAGGCGACCGACAACCTCGATCTCGCCGGCTGGTATCGCTACAGCGACAAGATCCGCGCCGAGGGTGACCTCGAGGTCATCGCGCCGTTTTTCAACTCCGCCGGCACTCGGCGGCGAGTCTGCGCCTATTCGGGCGAGACCAAGGACGATCCGGGCAAGGGCTGCGCGGACATCACGCGCAGCGAAGATCAGGTCGGGAAAAATGGCGCCAAGGTCGTGCTCGGCCTGCCCATGGAGGCGCGGGTCGGTGCCCGCTGGCACATGCCGCGCAAGGTCACCTCACCGCTCGAAGCCGAGAGCTTCCGCAAGGATCGATACCGCGTGCGCGACCCGCTGCGCGACGATCTCTACGACATGGAGCTGGATCTGACCTGGGCCAACAACTCGAGCGTAGAGAACGTGGAGATCCGTTTTGCCGACGGCATCAACGTGCTGGGGCTGCCGGGAACCGTTCCGACCAACGCCGATCGTCCCACCGGCTGGCGCGACTCGTTCGGTGCGCGCCTCGGCATGCAGTACAACGCGATGCGAAACCTGATGGGGCTGCGGCTCGGCACCTGGGTCGAGTCCAGCGCGGCAAAGGCCGAGTACCTGACGGTGACCGGTGTGCCTGCGCTCCGGGGCGGCTTCGGCGGAGGCTTCGTGCTCCGCGCCGGGAGTGTGGACATCGAGAGCGGATACCAGCACATCTGGAACGCCGGACTCGACAACGGCGGCGACGGCCAGCAGCGTGCCATCGCGGGCAGCGGCTCGGCCGACCACCGCTCGTACCACGCGGTCAACGGCGGCAAGGTTTCCCAGCACGCCAACGTGTTTTCCCTGGGCGCGGTCGCGCGGTTCTGA